One Gimesia aquarii DNA segment encodes these proteins:
- a CDS encoding efflux RND transporter periplasmic adaptor subunit, translating to MKKLLQTVKPILTMAFVAVLIATGYFTRDHWLPLLQQNRTARSDHVSTTKTKPGDTKSSASEQIILSDQAIANLGLKVKSIQPETYWKTLQVPGMVIDRPGHSDRGIISPVDGVVEKMNYFPGDTVHPGDVLYTIRILSESLQQTQTKLFKDTQETKLVESKKKRLESAKGAIPGSRIIEVANEITRLKVAIKGYQQELLNREFTQKQLKEIAAGNFVKELNIRVPSQTNESRPMGTSAVMQATGKDVKPESSPIFEVQESKVDLGQQVKTGQMLCLLANHQLLSIEGRAFRDEIPLLERSMKAGWPVEIDFQENVFTDWLPVNQNFLIQHLANVIDPVNRTFAFRMPLENQSRVVKQNGRTQVLWRFRPGQKVRILIRTKKLENVFVLPTDAVARDNAEAFVFLQNVNTFQRKAVRVLERDRRYTVIANDGSLIPGSFVVQSSAEQLNRMLKSSSGNDLPEGYHIHADGSLHKNEDEGK from the coding sequence ATGAAGAAACTTCTTCAAACAGTGAAACCCATCCTGACAATGGCTTTCGTAGCGGTACTGATCGCTACCGGGTATTTCACGCGTGACCATTGGTTGCCTCTATTACAACAGAACAGGACAGCCAGATCGGATCATGTTTCCACCACAAAAACAAAGCCAGGTGATACGAAAAGCTCAGCTTCCGAACAGATCATTCTATCAGATCAGGCCATTGCCAACTTGGGTTTGAAAGTGAAATCAATACAACCAGAGACCTATTGGAAAACGCTACAGGTTCCGGGAATGGTCATCGATCGACCAGGCCACAGTGACCGCGGTATTATTTCTCCCGTCGATGGTGTGGTTGAAAAAATGAATTATTTTCCAGGTGACACTGTTCACCCGGGAGATGTGCTCTACACGATTCGTATTCTTAGCGAGTCTTTGCAGCAGACCCAAACAAAACTGTTTAAAGATACGCAGGAAACCAAACTCGTAGAGTCAAAGAAGAAGCGTTTAGAGTCTGCAAAAGGGGCAATCCCCGGTTCCCGGATTATTGAAGTCGCCAATGAAATCACGCGACTTAAAGTTGCTATCAAGGGATATCAGCAGGAGTTGCTCAATCGGGAGTTTACACAGAAACAATTGAAAGAAATCGCTGCCGGTAATTTTGTGAAAGAGCTGAATATTCGCGTTCCCTCTCAAACTAATGAGTCCAGACCAATGGGAACTTCAGCAGTAATGCAGGCGACAGGTAAGGATGTAAAACCAGAATCCTCCCCCATCTTCGAAGTTCAGGAAAGTAAAGTTGACTTGGGCCAGCAGGTCAAAACGGGACAGATGCTGTGTCTACTCGCAAATCATCAGCTACTCTCAATAGAAGGTCGTGCTTTTCGAGACGAAATACCACTTCTAGAGCGAAGTATGAAAGCTGGCTGGCCTGTTGAGATCGACTTTCAAGAAAATGTGTTTACAGACTGGCTTCCCGTTAATCAAAATTTTCTCATTCAGCATCTGGCAAATGTCATTGATCCGGTTAACCGTACCTTTGCCTTCCGTATGCCGTTAGAGAATCAGTCTCGAGTAGTGAAACAAAATGGAAGGACCCAGGTACTTTGGCGATTTCGCCCTGGCCAAAAAGTCCGCATCTTGATTCGAACCAAAAAGCTTGAAAACGTATTCGTACTTCCTACGGATGCGGTTGCTCGTGACAATGCTGAAGCATTTGTATTTCTCCAGAATGTCAACACGTTTCAACGCAAGGCAGTTCGAGTCCTGGAACGAGATCGACGCTATACCGTCATTGCCAATGATGGATCACTCATCCCCGGTTCTTTTGTTGTACAGAGTTCTGCCGAACAGTTGAATCGAATGCTGAAATCGTCATCGGGAAATGACTTACCAGAAGGCTACCACATTCATGCGGATGGCAGCCTCCATAAGAACGAAGACGAAGGGAAATAG